CATCCTTACCACCGACTTCCGGGATTCTTCCCAGTTGCACATCTTCTTCCTTCTAAACCCTAATATTAAAACAAACTATCTAATCAACCACCTCATTTATAATTttatgtaccccaaaacccatcTATGCACATATTCCTTGTGTGAAACCCCATTTTGTAATTTCTTTACGACCAATAATTATCTCCTCCTTAGTTTTCTCCCTCAGTCACCTATCTCAtccattcaattaatatatacatttaactgtcCACCTCAGTTACtaatattatattttacaatatGTTCTATAAGCTAATTCATTTAAAATATTCTAGTGTTTATTATGCTCACTTGTGACTGTATACTCATTAATGTAGGTAAGTGCCCCATATATTGGTATAATGTAGGTAAGTGCCCCATATACATGAATATTAAGAGATATCAATAGCCAGGTTTTGTCAACTTTTCCATCATAGACTGTAAAATGATGACTACACTTAAACCagcattattttgtttttcttctccttttttgATCTGAATACTTAACAACTAAATTTGACAAAAAATTGTAATACGCACTGAATGTCATGTCCATCCAGCAGATGTCTATAGGTGTTGATTTCCATCTCTAGATGGGTCTTCTGGTCCATGAGAACTTGGTATTCATGATTCTGTTGTTCTAGGTCAGATCGGATCTGTGTCAGCTGACCTTCAATGTTATCAATCATGCATTGTAACTGGGAAAGCTGGGAACCAAACGTTGCCTCCGTCTCTGATAAGGTGCCCTCCAGAGCTGATTTCTGCCAATGATGACATAGCAATATTACTTAACTAAGTAGGTATATGATCCCTTATTcagggatttattttttccatcatATTATTGTActattgtttaatatatttaaaggttCGAAACATTCCCATATTCCATCATGATGATATTAGTTAAAATAGCTGGCTTTGCTTCTTTGTGTTGTGTGTCAATGGTTGGATGTATTGCAGTGAACGCAAAATACATTTTCAACAAATGTTGAAAGTAAAGTTTGACGAGTACCACCACTACACATTGATACATTTTTGCATAGTCTAATAAAATACTCGCCCAGAAAGATTGGGAGATTCAGTGCAAATACATTAAGTATCTCTTAACATTGAGAGTtaacattcatatatatatatttattttatttatttatttatttattttttctacacaGCAATGGAAACATTTCTCGGGAAAGCATACACTAGAAGGTCATCATCAAAAACACAATCAAACCAAACTGTATGAAGTCAACCTCCAAAAATAGCAAGACATGCTAAATATCCTATTATAAAAGAATTCTCcagaattattattaatataagatgcacgcaggggcgtattagccgcgaggcaaacaaggcatttgccttgggcggcattttccagggggcggcaaaaaaagccgcccccaaatgcccaaggcaaatgtcttgttagccttgcggctaacagacatgccggcgggctgctgggctgggtgggCGGCATTGGcaggtggctggcgagggagcacttcctctgagctgtctgctcagctccctcgcgcgccgcacagtgaggctgggagccggaatatgacgtcatattccggctccgccttccaacctcactctgcggcgccccagggagctgagcagacagctcagaggaagtagtccctcgccagccgcctgccaatgccgcccacccagcccagcagccactggacccactggaccaccagggaggaagagaccccccacTTCCACTTCACTGCATAAAAAGTAGATAAAATAATTTCTGAACAATTTTAAGGTTATTTTTGGTTTAAGACATTCTAATTCCTATACTGTGCATGGAATGTTGATACCTctgtaactttatttatttattattttttgcagacTTCTGTTTTctcgaaaaaaaacattttcacccTATGTGCCATTTTGTCTCAAATGTGGCTATTATTTTACAAATTTAAATTTGACTTACTGATCCTCATAGATAATGCTGTATAACCAACCATGGTGTTCTACTTACTGTTATTTGATGTCCTACCCCTATATTTATATAAGTATTTCACTAAAATTTTTATTGGGTTGGTAATCTACAAGAAATGAGTAGGGCGTTTTCTTCACTTCATTGTAGGTCCAGTGGATGCTGGGCTGGGTGGGCGGCAttggcaggcggctggcgagggagcacttcctctgagctgtctgctcagctccctcgccagccgcctgccaatgccgcccacccagcccagcagccactggaccaatggaccaccagggaggaagagaccccccccaccccagcattcccaaaggctgGGGGGTGTTTATATAAATGTTAAAAAcattgttaatgtgtgtgtgttagtgtgttcgtgtgtgtgtgtgtgtgtgtgttagtgtgtgtgtgtgtgtgtgtgtgttagttagtgtgtgttagttagtgtgtgtgtgtgtgtgtgtgtctgttagtgtgtgtctgttagtgtgtgtctgtgagtgtgtgtgtctgactgtgtgtgtctgttagtgtgtgtatgttagtgtgtttgcctgtgagtgtgtgtgtctgttagtgtgtttgcctgtgagtgtgtgtgtctgactgtgtgtgtctgtgagtgtgtgtgtctgactgtgagtgagtgtgtgtgtatgttagtgagtgtgtgtctgctagtttgtgtctgctagtgagtgagtgtgtgtctgttagtgtgtgtctgttagtgagtgtgtttgtctgttactgagtgtgagtgtgtctgttagtgtgtgtgtgtttctgttagcgagtgtgtgtttctgttagctagtgtatgcgtatctgtcagtgaatgtgtgtgtatttagaatgcggagcggggggaagggttgggtgggggtggcgggggggggggggctgagttttgtcctgcctcgGGCAGCACAAaagcaggatacaccactggatgcACGTCATGAAAAAGACATAAATGCTATTAATGGCACGTCTTGAAGACATCCAAAAATGGATGATGGTAAACTTTCTTGAACTAAAGACTGACACAATTGACTTTGTAGTCAATAAAGCATTATTAGAACCAATAAAAACAACAAGTGCAGAATATAGTCATGGTTttgctttaaaaatgtttaaatattttaattcatGCTGACATACCATACTCAGCTGGCTCTGCAACTCAATCTCCAGGGTCTGTAAAGACCGCTTTGAATCAATGATATCATTATTAACTGACTGCAATTGTACGGCTCCTAAAGACATCTCACGGTCCAGTTCTGcactctacaagaaaaaaaatatttcatgtaAAAATATAATACTGTTCTTACCAATCTGGTATGGGTCTATAGTTTTAGTGTTATAGTTTACTGTCAGCTAGTTGCTCCATGATATCATGGTTAGAATTACCCTTGCCAAGAACATGCCCTCGACTTCCCTGAGGTTCCTCTCCATCATGTTTTCATATTCTTCTCTGAGCTCAGATAGAGCTCTGTTCAGGTCGATGGATGGAGCAGCATTCATTTCTACGTTGACTCTGGTTCCAAGCTGAGCATGCAGACCATCCACTTCCTTTGAAAAAGACAAAGGACTAGGGTAAGACGTGAAAGGAAAATTTTAAAGTAATTTATAAAGAAaagttgtatatatgtatgcccaTAGTAACCTCTcaacattttctctttttaaataaCCCTTAGGTTTGAATGTGTAAAAAGCATCCACGATGTATGTAAGAAAGAGATCCCCCAAACTGTTCACGTTTATTAATTAATGGAAATAATGTAACTGGACATTTGTAGTAAAAATGTAGCCCTGTATCGTACAAACTAACCACTGGTAAAAGTGCCAAGGATTCTCTAGGCTGCAGTGGCAAAAAACTTTCGAGGCCTGGCTAGTAGCTTACGACTTGACATTTAAAGTCCTGTAATTATTCCAAATGCATCTTTGTTCTCAGTagtgttttaataaattataataataagccATCTACATCTTTCCATTTTACCCCTGAATGGTTGTTCTTCATCTGGAAAAGTTCTTGCTGGAGACTTTGGACTCCTCCGGATAAGGTTTGCACTTCATTGTTAATTTGTTGTAAGACTCTTCTCAAGGAACCAGTATCTCCATCCACATTGTTCCTTGTGTTTATCTCCATCTCACACCTaaattgataataataataaaagagcaCATCATAATATATAATCAATTCTGAGAATAGGCATGGAAATTAACTCTTTATCACTTTTCAATTTAACGCTGGTTGAAAGTATTTTCTCTGTATGGAATAACATGACAAAAACGCAGCTTGATGATAACTACGGCAATGCTATGTGCAGTTAGTAAAGGATTGTGTAAAggtatttacaatatattttattatgattACACGGAATGCAGCAATATACAGAAATAGTTATGGATACATTATAATGCCTTGATAATCCTAAATTAGCCAATAGTCTACCATAAAGGTCAGCACTATCTTCTAACCTATGGTCGTAACTCGGTCTGTTTTACAAAGTGgacatttaataaaaacaaagacacagacatcaaCAGAAAATCCACCAAATAAGTTATGGCTTCTAACAGTTAAAACCATACTAGACGAAACTAATGCTTACAATCAAACATAATAGACACCTTAATAGAACACATAAGAAAGTTTACAGCTACTGCACTAACTTTCCTTAACCGAAAACTTAGTAAGAACATTACTAAAGCAGTTACTTCAGTGCTGGTAGACCTCATCGTTGACTCGAGAGAattttcattaaactgaagttaTGTACAATTCTATGCTGAATGTTTTGctgtaacaatataaaaataggTTTCTTTGTGAGAAATTAGagctttttagattttttttaatattgtgttttttaattattaatttaataccaaCCACCATACTTGatgaatatatgtttatattaatatttggCCACAAAAACTCatctttacaaatatatatgctGCTACAGTTGTATAAAGCAAAGTCT
Above is a genomic segment from Pelobates fuscus isolate aPelFus1 chromosome 6, aPelFus1.pri, whole genome shotgun sequence containing:
- the LOC134566174 gene encoding keratin, type I cytoskeletal 13-like gives rise to the protein MNAAPSIDLNRALSELREEYENMMERNLREVEGMFLARSAELDREMSLGAVQLQSVNNDIIDSKRSLQTLEIELQSQLSMVCQHELKYLNIFKAKP